From the genome of Solidesulfovibrio carbinolicus, one region includes:
- a CDS encoding cytochrome c family protein, whose translation MLVVLALLAAWEPSAWAEAPRYVGSAVCAGCHPGQYERYRQYSKKAHSSRGVKLMAKGLTPEELASCYGCHTTGYGKPGGFTDFAATPELADAGCEVCHGPGAEHVATSDPAAIKGKLTVADCAPCHDDPRVRSFGYKPLLQAGAH comes from the coding sequence ATGCTGGTCGTCCTGGCGCTGCTCGCCGCCTGGGAGCCGTCGGCTTGGGCCGAAGCCCCGCGCTACGTTGGTTCGGCCGTATGCGCCGGCTGCCATCCCGGCCAGTACGAACGCTACCGGCAGTATTCCAAAAAGGCCCATTCCTCCCGGGGCGTCAAGCTCATGGCCAAGGGGCTGACGCCCGAGGAACTGGCCTCCTGCTACGGCTGCCACACCACCGGTTACGGCAAACCCGGGGGATTCACCGACTTTGCCGCCACCCCGGAGCTGGCCGACGCCGGCTGTGAAGTCTGCCACGGCCCGGGCGCGGAGCATGTCGCCACCAGCGACCCGGCCGCCATCAAGGGCAAGCTCACCGTGGCCGACTGCGCCCCCTGCCACGACGATCCCCGAGTGCGCTCCTTTGGCTACAAGCCCCTGCTCCAGGCCGGAGCCCACTGA